The following is a genomic window from Phoenix dactylifera cultivar Barhee BC4 unplaced genomic scaffold, palm_55x_up_171113_PBpolish2nd_filt_p 000880F, whole genome shotgun sequence.
TTATTCAAAGCAATTAGTTGTGACAATAGCATTGCAACTGAGTTAATTTTAGAGTCATTGAAATTGTGATATGCCTATGCTAACCACGCTTTGTATATGTGGatcaaattaaataaatttagaaGACTGATTGCTTGCTTTCTGAGAAGTTTGATTTTGGTATATGTTAGAGTTATTACATCATAGCTAAGTCTAATTGTTTCTTCTATGCCATATGGCTGGTATTATAGGTGTTCACATTCTTCAAATAATTTATTGTGTGAATAAAAGTACACTGAATAAAAATTGCCAGAGGGGCATTATCTTTTTCTGCATTTTTAATTCTATTCCATATATTGATGCCTGTAAGTAATATGCCATTTGTGGGAGTTCATCTTAAATTATATTAGTTAATATCCATTAACTGATTTATTTGACCAAAGGTTATCTTGGATCAAGTTATTTGTTTTCTGTTTCAGTTGTCagttacttttccatctctctcgtTTGAAATATCCAACCAGACGAgctattttttcatttttctgttgaccacactttcccccttctttttccacGAAGCAAACAAGTCCTAAGAGTCCTAGTTTACTTGATTAACTTATGTAAAATCTGCAAAAGGGTTTGTGGCTGGTCACTAGGGTTTCTGGCTACTGTCTTATTTTTGGTTATCCTATTTTCTTTGAAATTCTTTTTAAGGAGGTGTGCAGTTGGATGTTTTAGAAGCTATCATTCATTATGAATGACTGTTATCTCTGTAATCCAGCCTGTCGGCTTTTATTTAATGCCAACAGGAATCTGCAGAGAGAAAACTTGGGAATCAAGTTTATCTTGTTCACCAGGatgaaattaattttaattccTAGCTATACCTGTTTTAACAATGTAACATTGCGTGATATTCTATATCTGCATAGTTCACAATTGCAAGTGGAATATCTGGTTACCTGACATGAACAGGAGAATATAGTTTGTCCTTGAGGTTTAGCTTCTTCGATTACAGGAAGATTCACTCTAGTGACAATTGGAACATCAGATGTGGTGGAATTTGTCTTGCATGTTAGATGGTTGTTTCGTTGTGAAATCTGAAATCCTGCATCTAATTGTTAACTTTATTTTACTTTTTCATaggatttttcttattttggaaAAGGCAAAATATCCTTATTTTCATCATCATgtctatttttattatattttctgtTTGAAGGAgctatttttattgtattcagtGTCTATATGGAGGAGCTCCAAAGGGTCCTCAGCTAAGAGAAATTGAACGAGGATCAGATATTATAGTGGCAACACCTGGTCGGCTTAATGACATCCTGGAGATGAGGAAGATCAACTTCCGCCaaatttcttttcttgtgtTTGATGAGGCAGACCGTATGCTTGACATGGGTTTTGAACCTCAGATACGAAAGATTGTGAATGAGATTCCTCCACACAGGCAGACTCTCATGTACACAGCAACTTGGCCTAAGGAGGTGAGAAAAATAGCTGGGGATCTACTGAAGAATCCTGTTCAGGTGAATATTGGCAGTGTTGATGAACTTGCTGCAAACAAATCTATCACAGGTGAGAATGATAACTTATGATTTTCACTTTTTTGGTCATGAGAATGTTCAATTCATGCAGAGATTTTTTCCTGTTATTACCAATGAATTGAAAAAAATTTGTATAGATATCTGATCGTATGTTAGTGATAATTACATGGGTGCTATAATCATGATATTCTACCCTATAGTAGCTTGTTTATTTGATGCTTAGTAGATTAGTGTGAAGTGCTACCTTAATTATGGTATGCCGTACTATACCGAAACAGATGGTATCGGACGTACCATACCGGTATCAGTTCGGAACCGGTACCGGTATTGGTGGTGTACCGACATTCGGTATGCCAAAAGAACcgtgtaccgtaccgtaccgatactatgctagtgtggcaccagttcggggtctggtaccgagatggcgaactttgaccttgatgaattttAAGTTAGGGTTTTGCTAGCTAATAGATAAGCTTTATATGTCTTTATGGCTGGGTGCGTCATTTGTAAAAGGAGAGTGAATTAGAAGAAACACAAAAGGAGATGGTCTGCCAGTTTCTGTTATGGATGTCCCAATTCCCTGACAATTACACATAGAAACCATTTGCTTACTGGGCTCTGCCTGTTTTGTTTCTTGAAGCAAATGAGTCTATAATGATGTCCAACCCTTAAAACAAACTTATCGAACCTCTAAAATTTGAGCAACTCAGGTTTTCCTGGAACTCATCTTAATTTCCAACCTTTCAAAATCCAAGATCGTTGGGCACACAACTGCAGAGGCATTGGAGATGAGGACCTCAAATTTGAAGGAACTTAGCAACGTAACACTGGAAAAATGATGAGATTgaaatattatattgtgcagCATGTCTTTGACATATGCCATAGCAAAGctagtataacataagaatgGCTCACAAAAACAATCTTTCTAGACTGTAGGACATTTGAGTTAGTGCCCTTGGGTAAGTTAACCTGGAAAGAGACATGATGGCAGTTTGAGCAGTATTCTGCCAATTGCGATAGTGGAACTAGTGCAGGTGTCTGACAGACTAGTACTTATGTGTAGAGACTACAAAATAATCTGTTGTATTCTACTGTTAGATCTAGGAACCATGGTCTGAGAGTTACTGTAAGACACTTGGTTGTCAAAGCAATTTGTTATGCGGTTCTCAAGACAAATGGTTAGGTAAGGCCACATTGACTTCTGTTTATCATTTGTTCTATAACTCTGGGTCCTCTACTTGCAGCACCACAACATGGTATGCATTGGACTCCAATCCGTAGTTACTGTTGGAGGTCTCATGGGCCAAAACTGGAGGTGTTGGTCAGAGGTTGCTCTGAAGATACTAGGATCTGGTTATCAAAATGAAGAACAAAGGGACTCTTGAAAGAAGAGGAAATAAAGAGATGAAACCAGGCAACATTGAAGAATTGTTTACCTCTAATGCGAGTGAACAGAGTGCAGATTACAATATGTCTTTTAATTAGTAATATACATCATAGGTCACATGGTAACATCATAagaaactttttagcaataacaAAGCTGGTATGTCATCTCACTATTTAGTGAAAAATAAACAATGTCCTGTCCCTGTTTCTCTCTTAACTAATTGCAGTCAAAATATTGAGGCAGCCTTGCGTGTCGCATTTCGTAAATGtcctaaaaaaaattgaaaggtaGGCATGTGGAAGAGCCTAATCAGCCTATGTAAGTTGCCTGGTGAATTAAAATGCTGAAATGTGGTATCTGGTCTCAATTAATTCAGTGTTAAAATAATACTAAAGATATAGTGATTCTATATGTGTTGGTACATCAGCTTTCAAACCTTGCCATCATATGAGACCTGTGGGTGGTGCATTGACTTGATTTGTTGCAAAAGCAGCATTTATAAGAATCTTTTCAGATGGTCGATGGGGATTGTCAGCTTCAAAAATATTCATCCCATCTATCATTTTCATGAGCGATGTTTGCTGTTTATGTGCACAATTATatgtgtgtttgtgagccgCTGTGCATTATCATTTTCATTGTGTACTTGTTTGTTCATGTGCATGTGCGAGCATGTGTGGACATGATATTCCTGCActgaaattgtatcctaacctCATTACTGTggggaaaaataaaatatctttgCATACCTACTCGTAATGTGTAATTCCTTGGCATTGGTGGCTTTTTCCCATGTGTAAAAGCTATGTTGGATAGTCTCATTCAAGATTTGCCTGAAGCAAGCTTCCTGAATCTGAGCCAATGGAGCAAGACCTACTTCAGTGCATTTTTCTCCCTTGTGGAAATGAATGCACGTGTTTGTATTCCCATTTTTCATTACATTTTGGCAGGGTACTTAATTAGAATAGCTTGTTGGATAAAGGGTCCGACATTGAAATGTGTAGAAGAGGTATCATATTTTTCAACTAGAGTGGGGCTGCAAGAACATTCGGGGCTTGCTAAATGCATTTCTAATTTAACACAATGTGCTCACCTAATGCGCTGTACTTTGGCTTTAAAGCTTGTACACATGTAGTTCATTAacagatttcttttttttttttaatttggtttGGCATTGATTTTTGGCATATCAATCTCCTCCACATCCTTGAAAAGTTAACCTTAGCTTCTACATTTACATTTTTGTAAAACTATTTCTTAAATTTCCAAAACTCATGTATTGTGGACTTGGGCACCAATACCTTGCTTCTGTCTGATTTGGTGAGTGCTCTGGAGAATTCTTTGACCTGTCATTATTTGTAATCCGTTACTGTTTTCTACATACCTCTTACCTTCCGTGATAATGGTGCTTATGATATACAGTACGTGGAGGTGGTTTTGCCCATGGATAAGCAGAGGCGCCTGGAGCAGATTCTTAGAACCCAAGAACGTGGATCCAGAATCATCATCTTCTGCTCAACAAAGAGGCTGTGTGATCTGCTGGCCCGCAGTATTCGTAATTTCGGTGCTGCTTCCATTCATGGCGACAAGTCTCAGGGTGAAAGGGATCATGTCTTGTATCACTTTCGCACAGGGGAGGCACCGATTCTAGTTGCTACTGATGTTGCTGCGCGGGGACTTGACATCAAAGATATCAGGTGTGAATTTCCTTTTGGTCTCGTATTGTACAGATATTTTACTTTTGAAGGCGAAGTTGAGGAAATGCTTTATTTGTATTGTCCGTGAGTTAAAATTTGGGTCATACCTCCTTTCCTACAATCAGCTTATGAGTTTATTTTGCATATATGCATGCTTTTGAATACCCCTGTCATTCTTCTGGTTTAATTGTTACctttataattatttatttacccTCATTCAGCATTAGTAGTTCAGTTCATCCTTGGCAGCTCAGTTTTGCCAGGAAAGCGAAGAAAGCATGAGGAGAGGGGGGTGTTAAAAACTACAGGATGTGTGCATTTTCAACTGTCATTCTTGCTTATGATCAATCTGTGCTTTCTCCCTTTCGTCTACTTTCCATTGAAAGAGATGCTTGTCCATAATCATCATTTGTTCAGTTAGTGAACTTTTGTACATATCTTATGGTCTTTGATTCAAGCATGATTGTATCAGTTCTAACATGTAATGATTCCTCTTACCTCACAAAGACTGACTGTTCAGGGAGATCATGAAAAGGATTTATTGAGTTCAACTGGGAGACTGGAGACTGTTTAAGCAAAGAACTCAATGCAAATGCTGTACTGGCCTCGTGGCATGTGACATTTTAGTCCATCGATACTTTGTTCTTTCAATGGTCTTGTATAGTGCAAGTTTGGTTGATTTTAATGCACATGTTAGCTTGTTATCAGgcattgctctctctctctctctctgtgtgtgtctctatgtgtgtgtatgtgtgtgtctgTGTCGTGTCTGTCTGTGTCTGGGGTCATCGTGAATTTTCTGAATATGGTGTGCAATAACATGTTCACATATGTAGATTTTGTTTTAGAATTGCTTCTGATCTTGATGTTTATGTCAATCCAGTATCTCTAACGTTGTTGTGAAGCAAGCATGATTGTATCAGTTCTAACATGTAATGATTCCTCTTACCTCACAAAGACTGTTCAGGGAGATCATGAAAAGGATTTATTGAGTTCAACTGGGAGACTGGAGACTGTTTAAGCAAAGAACTCAATGCAAATGCTGTACTGGCCTTGTGGCATGTGACATTTTAGTCCATCGATACTTTGTTCTTTCAATGGTCTTGTATAGTGCAAGTTTGGTTGATTTTAATGCACATGTTAGCTTGTTATCAGgcattgctctctctctctctctgtgtctctgtgtgtgtgtgtatgtgtgacTGTGTGTGTCTGTGTCGTGTCTGTCTGTGTCTGGGGTCATCGTGAATTTTCTGAATATGGTGTGCAATAACATGTTCACATATGTAGATTTTGTTTTAGAATTGCTTCTGATCTTGATGTTTATGTCAATCCAGTATCTCTAACGTTGTTGTGAAGCCGAGAGGGTACTGGCCACACCTATACCTCTTGAGAGGATGACAGATAGGAGGTATGGAGCTCGACTGGGAGGGCGAGAGCTACAGTCAGTGATCTCCAGGCGATAGTGGACATAGGTTCTGTACGCCGGCTGGAGGGTCGCTGGATTTGGCGGTTACGTGTGCACCCACGTGTTGCTCTATTTCTGTGGAGGGTGGCATGGGGCATTCTACCTACCCGAGGGATCTTGGCGAGGAGGGGGGTGCCAATACCAGCTGATTGTGAGGGATGCCCGGGGGAGGAGGAGACCATCGGTCATGTTCTGTTTACATGCCCGCGGGCGCGTCAGGTGTGAGGCCTCGTAGCGACTCGCCGCCAGTCTTTCATCTCTACTGAGGCCTTTTTTGAGTCAGGTGAGGGACTCAGCTCGGAGATTCGACATGGCAGATAGGGGAGTAGTATGGGCTCACGTGGCATATCACATCTGGCTGGATAGAAACGCGAGGATATTTGAGGGTAGAGGTTTCTATCCGAGATCGGTGGTTACTAGAGCTTACGCACATGCAGCTGAGTTGGTGAGCGCTGCAGCTGACTCTTCATCTAGAGATGATAAGGATACCTAGGGCACCTTTTCTTCCCCGCATAGATATGCGATGATACCGACTGGTATCCTGGGCGCCCCCACCCCCCGGTTCTCTCAAGGTGAATTTCGATGGCAGCGTAGCGGAGAGCGGTAGCAGATGTGGCGTgggctttgtgatcagagaccacgACTCCAGATTGATTGTGGCCGGAGGCCGGCGCACTTTTGATGGATCCGTCCATATGACGGAGTTGCACGCGGCATGGGAGGGTCTTGTATATGCTAGAGTACACTTGGGTGCCCGACGGATTCTTCTAGAGGGTGACTCGACCACAGTAGTGGACTGGATTCGCTGCCGACATGCCAGGTCGGACTTGCACCCATTACTCCGGGACATCCAGAGCATGGGGGAGGAGCTAGACTTACTTCGGGTTTCACATGTgtttcgggaggcgaacagggctgcgaactgggtcgcctcctatgcAGCCCACCATTCTGGTTTTGTATTTTGGGATCCCTCCGACCATGTGCCACAGGCATTTGATCGTGTTTTGCTTTGTGATAGTTCTGGGCTCTCTCATCGTCATATGTAGTGAGAAGccggtttaccaaaaaaaaaaaaaaaaaagccatatAAAGCATTTATATCCATCCATTTTTCCCTACCTGTGACACATGACTCATGTACTTATGGCCTATGTCTTGAATGTGGGAAAAATTAAATGTGCACGCGGCCGAGTCTCGATCTACGTGCGCGTTTGGATTTGAAAACAGCCGGGCGCTAAAGGAAAAATTAAATGCACACGCGGCCCGAGACTCGATCGCGTGCGCGTTTGAAAATTAAAACATCGTGGGCGTTTCACTGGCAGAGCAATTACCGTGGACGCGTCCGCGACTTCCGCGGACGCATCTGCAAAATGACCCTAATGCCCCTACTCAAACATCCCTATATaaaccccctatttcatcctatTATACAcgaaaaaattatagaaaaataGTAGAAAAACTATGGAGAAATTTtcttcctcttagccacttccgatttttgtttttacatttttattcagtttattttgttcttttcaatctgctctttgctggatctgcaagtctgATCGGGTTcgttttgacttcttccgagatgtaccgaagaagaagttgtaggaTCGTCGTATCTCAGAGGAGGATTGCCGGGAGATCCGTACGTAGGGGCAAATACCTCTTTGgaacagcgtctacgcgcttcgacctgccttcaattaggctactttcttctacctttatttttaatttaatattagtagatttgtaggatttgaaattctattatataaatttattaaatgcatagatttatcttgTGCtacaatagatttattttgcattaaaatagaattatttggatgccgaatgatatatatatatatatataactccttttaagattttccattaattgcatttatatatttatttgtttatttagataatatattgctaacaatccaaagaagtatttgattattttttgttagtaataatataattcattaaatcctTTATTGcaattgtggcatattagattttaattacaataatcATTTTTGCTAGTacataattaataataaattattctgaAAAGGTTAATAATTtgtttaacctccaagaggtttattatacctcTATTTAGACTTCTCAAGAAGTAATTTCCAGATCCCATTCAAAACGGAAAATTCGAAAAATTGGTTAATACATAATAGTTAATTCAATGAATTGACTTATTAaatctcaatcaattattctaataaaggaataaatcttttaattcgttgaattgacattttagatcttaattacaataattgatttgccataaaattagtaatcaattattctaataaggcaataaatcaattctatcatataatttattaaattgatattttagatctcaattaaaataattgatttactatactaaattagtaatcaatcatTGCTAATTTGAAAAATTCAAAACGAAAAATTCTGAAATTAGTTAATCCACAGTATCTAATTTAAGTTTGCACTTAGATTAttctaaaaattgaatttgtgtgatttctagtgagtatatccactaactaatagtgtctaagaaaaacttgtcaaaaaggcatacatgTCTAataaaggctggtacttaagtgagcctagtgctccaccaccgatctggagctgatctggctattagttttttttggatatatcaattaagacatccaaagttcaatataaatattagtgcaatcttttgacatagattttttGCCTTCATTCAGGTGTCTGTCTCTATTATATAACCCTGATCCTATGGCTTCAAAACACTAGTGACCatcttagtgccaaacctgaaaaaattgatagccataactttaggaggtggcagaaccaaatgtggttctggctcaccacattagggttaatctcagccataggtgaaagtactactgaagttgataacggatccaacccaactacctcttccaacACTGAACATTTTGCCTCCACTAGTACACCCTTTAGGACACTtgatgagatagattatcattgtatccatagaaTCCTGGGTGCCctttctgagaggctgtatgatatctattacacagccaagagtgccaaagaactctgggacatcctagatagcaaatatggtcttgatgatgctaGGGTAAAGAGGTTTAAGGCCTCCGACTTCAATAATTTTAGGATAGTGGACTCAAAGTCTATGAATGACCAGATTTATGATTTGAAACCCTGATCCAgcagcttagggctaatggaaccaatttggataaatcattccaggtagcctgtttgatagataaactacctactttctggtctgattttgctaagactcttagccatacccaaggagttctcaccctaacccaagtcttgaactccattaggattgaagagcagcaCAAGCTCAGGAGTAATACCTCTACTGGACCCAAGAATAATGCATATAATGGAGAGGCcctcctaagaaaaatcagaatcgacccttccgtaagaatttcaaaaagaaaccctacaaccctagaaaccctaaccaccactacAATAGGAAACCTATTCAATCCTAGGggcagaagaaaaagaaagaggaaggtggtgctcgtttctgttatgtgtgtggtcggaccaaccatttgtctcccagtgcttctataagaagactgcacctcttcaatctaagaagaagggtccacacacaaccagtgctcaagtcaacatggtgacttccggcgctGGCTCCTTTGAGATAGCTTTCAGGTCTGTTTTcttcactcctgaagttaacatgactttacaagcacttgattggtggattgataccggagctggtattcatatttgttcgggatcgctcctggttttcttcttaccagatctcaagtggaggagctgtgatcatggcaaacagctcggaggTGCGTGTGCTAGGAGTAGGAcgtgtggacttaaagcttaccTCTAGAAAAGTCCTGTCACTGCACGGCGTTCAACATGTTCCAGTTGTTAGAAGAAACCTCATTAGTGGTtccttgcttgtccagcaaggctttcgtcttgtttttgagtccaataaggttgtaatttctcatggtgtaatgtttattggaaaaggatttcttagtgaaggattgttcaagttgaatgtaatagctccttcaataaatgaaaatcctttgattatgaatatagaacCCCCTTCTAtctggcatggtagattaggtcatgtaaattataattcaattaagcaacttatgaacctaaatctaataccaaaaagtgatcttaagaaccatgagaaatgtcaaaTTTATGTAGAAGCTAAACTCTctaggaagccttttaaatccGTTAATAAGGATTcagatctattagagttgatccatagtgatgtttgtgactccCGTAGAACTTCTACGGGAGGTAACAGATACTTTGTGACATTCATAGATGATCTATCCAAGTTCTGTTACATCTACCTTATTAAAATCAAGGATGATGTGCTcagcaatttaaaatttttaagatcgaagctgagaaccaacagaaaaagaaaattaaaatccttagatcagatcggggaggtgaatatacatctaatgagataactcaattttgtaaagatcatggaatcattcatgaagtgattgttccctattctccccaatcaaatggagtagcagaaaagaagaataggactttaatggatatggtgaactccatgcttataagctcaggagtgCCAGAGAATTTGTGGGGAGAAGTTTTagtttcagcctgttatatccttaataggatTTCCTCTAgaaataatgatctaaccccatataaaatttggaaacatagaaaaccgAATCTTAGCTATTTGAAAGTGTGGGAGTGCTTAGCAAAAGTgaaaatacctgattttaaaagaaagaaaataggacCTAAAATAGTGGATGCTATATTCATAggttatgcagccaatagtaatgccaatagatttctggtGATAAGTTCAGAAGTAagtgatattagtaacaacagtatcatagaagccagagatgcaacatattttcaagacacctttccacttaagataagagtagatagcggtatagctagtagctctagtagaataaggacaagagaaatagaagtagaagcagaacctaggaggagtaagagatccagagtagagaaaacatttggagatgacttctatacctttcttatagaagactctccaactacctttGAGGACGCAATAAAATCCttggattcacctttttggagagaagctgtggacaatgagatgtagtcaattatccaaaatcatacttaggaattgataaattctccaaaatcatacttggagagaagctgtggcctgatggctctgtagataaatttaaggctagattagttgccaagggTTTTACTTAGAGACCTAGGGTAGACTTCTTTGATGTCTATGTACCTGTAGCTAGAATTACAACTATTAGGAtccttatagcattagcctcTATTTAAGATTAGTAATTCATTAGATGGATGTcaagacagcttttctaaatggagacttaaatgaagaaatctaTATGgtccagccagagggatttgtaaTCTCAgaccaagaaaataaagtttgcagactagtcagatctctttatggtcttaaacaagcacccaactggatcagcgacaccttagatgttaaatccaccacaggatGTCTTTCTTTTAGGAGGAGTTGTTGTGTCTTGGAAATCTACCAAACAAACTTTgatatctaggagtaccatggagtctgaactaatagctttagacactactagcactgaggctgagtggctcagagatctactaatagacctccctgtagatgagtcacctttaccacctgtcttcttacattgtgactgtaaatctgcaatagataaatacaaccaagaaaatgctaatgtaaaaatgaacaggcacttaaaaatacgtcataaatcattaagatataaattgaaaaataatgttattgccttgaattttgaaaaatcataaaataatttggctgatcagcttacaaaaggtttatctagaacagtggttctagagtCGTTGAGGGAgatggggcttagcccataaagataaATCACCACGGTGtgaacccaaccttaaaaggttcaatgggtagaaacaaaccggagtgtgactaagaggagcactatttcATGTTTTTCTCATCCCTATGGtgctagtgctcataaaagcaagaTTAGGATATAACCCCCATTAGAGTTTTAAAGCATATAATATATACTGCAAAGAGAAGTCCCCTCGATGGTGTTTTATTTTTCTAGTCAAAACATTCTCATGATAAACAAGATTAGGATTTGCTTATGGTTTACCTGCAGCAATTCCTAATCTAAGAACCAAGAATATCCACTTGTTTGTTATTGTGATATTGAAAACTATCCGATCTATTGTTAGAACAAATCAAGTATTCCGCGCCGACATACAAAACTGACACAAGTTTACGTTAACATTGTTCCATACCTGACGCGAGGACGCAACATCCCAGAGCTCAATTCTGGAGCTCGCAAATCCAGCAGCCAATGTTTTCCCATCTCCAGACCATGCAATGCTTGTGGGGTGATCCTCCTCATCATTCGCTTCCAGGAGCAACTTCACATCACCATTCTCAGCATTCCACAGGTATATTGAGGGCCCCAATGCAACAGCTAGGATGTTGCTCTTCCCCCAGTCCAAGAGGTTTAAATAATCGTCATCCATTAGTCCTTGCGCCTCCAATATTCTGTCAGGAGTCTGCTCCACCATCAGAAAGGAATAGAATGCGGTAAGAATCACTAAAAATCGTTCTTTCTTAAATGACCACAATCTACTCGTATAGTAGATACTCCTATACCATTGATCCCCAAAAGCTTTCAAAGAAGAAATTGATGAATTAATGCCATCAACTAGTATAGTTTATTTCCATAAATTTGCTTAGACAAACTTTATAAAACCTAAAGATTATCAAAATACCCCCAGCTCATTAAGAAAGAAAGATAAATACAATCGAGTCATATAGAAGATACTCCGATCTACACAGAAAGAACCAATAACTCAAACATAAAGATGAAAACTTTCCCCTTTCTTTTACTGAGTTAAGGGATCGCGGCAAGAAAGTTCAGGCATTACCGTGGGAATGCGACGGAAGGGATTCAAGGGTCTGGATCGTTCCCACTCCTCCTGCATCATCTCTTCGACAGGAAGCACGTTCTTGCATCTTCTTGGGATTCCCCTAAAAGCCAGCATCCTGAACGGCTTCCCTTCCAAATCCAGCGTCAGCTGCTCTCTCACCTTCCGCCTATACTCATCCTGCCAACAAAATTTGggcaaagaaattcaaaaaaaaaaatatatatatatatataaagaa
Proteins encoded in this region:
- the LOC120107480 gene encoding ATP-dependent RNA helicase-like protein DB10; this translates as MRKINFRQISFLVFDEADRMLDMGFEPQIRKIVNEIPPHRQTLMYTATWPKEVRKIAGDLLKNPVQVNIGSVDELAANKSITAMLDSLIQDLPEASFLNLSQWSKTYFSAFFSLVEMNARYVEVVLPMDKQRRLEQILRTQERGSRIIIFCSTKRLCDLLARSIRNFGAASIHGDKSQGERDHVLYHFRTGEAPILVATDVAARGLDIKDIRFCFRIASDLDVYVNPVSLTLL
- the LOC120107482 gene encoding cell division cycle 20.1, cofactor of APC complex-like translates to MGSPLTRLQESSRSSSRFVDPGDRFIPTRSLMNLELAQSLLWERPQKKDDRPAILTPRDEYRRKVREQLTLDLEGKPFRMLAFRGIPRRCKNVLPVEEMMQEEWERSRPLNPFRRIPTTPDRILEAQGLMDDDYLNLLDWGKSNILAVALGPSIYLWNAENGDVKLLLEANDEEDHPTSIAWSGDGKTLAAGFASSRIELWDVASSRQVWNNVNVNLCQFCMSARNT